Genomic DNA from Cucumis melo cultivar AY chromosome 10, USDA_Cmelo_AY_1.0, whole genome shotgun sequence:
TTTCACAACACACCTTATGCATCGCAAATGGCTGTTCTGCCGACGTCGTATCGATGGTTCATGTACGCCGACGTACTTGATGACGTCGACAATAACCTATTTGCGACGCTGTTACCAAATGTCGGCAATTTCCTACTGCCAACATGTTGACCATGTCAGCGAACTATGTGTCGATTGTAACCCTTTGCCAACGTCGTCTCGTTTGCGCATCGGGAGTGCCTTTCACGACACGTCTCTCACGACACTCTTGCCGACATCCATTTCTGTGTTGACGTAGCCTCTCCCGACGTAGTCCTGGCTTCTGCTAACGCATCTTTGCGTCGACAGTCCTCCTTCTTCTTGTAGTGCAAGAAGTATCAGACGTATCAAGTGTATGAAGGGATATCAAGTATATTAGGTGTATATTTGGTGGATCAAATGTATATCAATAAAGATGACATTTGTGGTATTTTATATCTTGTATGTGTGGGTTGGGTTttatttttgctatttttgcacaCAATAAATATGTGTATGGTAAGtttaattattacaattttctttttgtctttatTGTACATAAAATAGTTTCATAATATATAAAGCTTCTAAATACAACAAAGAAGTACTAATAATTGAGACACTAACCATTATTTTTAAGACTCATTGACCgaacaaaaatggaaaaattaagaaagaaaataaaaatagttgTCTTCAAACACCCACCCAAACATCTCCTATAGACAACCTTTGATAACAAACCAAAAACACAAACAATAAATTCAAACACACATCTTTTTTTAGCCTTTCTCCAACAAAGTTTGTTTTATCGAACACTCTTTTAAAACCCCGAAGCTCACCCTTCCATTTCAGCATCATCCACATCAAGTATAAAACAAACATCATTCTAAATTAATTAGATCAAACACCAACTCTTGTCTTTAATTGGTCTTGCATATTTTAACAATATACTGTCACCAAACGGACTTATGCTATTGCTAATACTCTTCATTGTCATCTCATTTGATATATCGATGGCTTCGAATAATGGCAAGATCAAAAGCCAAGAAACAGGTCCTGAACTACCGGAACCTCATGAACCTCTTGTCACCTTTCATAAGTTTAATATTCGGATTTACAATGAACTGCAAATGTACTTGTTGGATAGTCATTGTTATTCAAAAGACGATGATTTGGGGACGAAAGTGTTGTACCCAAATGATGAACAAAGTTGGTCATTCAGAGGGAAT
This window encodes:
- the LOC103493877 gene encoding S-protein homolog 1-like, which translates into the protein MASNNGKIKSQETGPELPEPHEPLVTFHKFNIRIYNELQMYLLDSHCYSKDDDLGTKVLYPNDEQSWSFRGNWLGTTNFHCKLEWENGYLEFDAFSNDVKFLTNFCAKSSCCWSARQDGVYLTNQNGQVVFNQNWEMIRT